A DNA window from Gigantopelta aegis isolate Gae_Host chromosome 4, Gae_host_genome, whole genome shotgun sequence contains the following coding sequences:
- the LOC121372327 gene encoding mammalian ependymin-related protein 1-like: MFRLLVLGSVFCIVFGQKPHPCESPKQFEGRFNVFDPDKHVYVIGRMFYDDTGRRFREIEEVDIRGGRDYYDRLYLHNLNLEYSLNLKTRKCNVTTLTRPFVPMAVPLDARYLTSVTIGASGLPDEHLSLHIFDGKTKEGNPYFIHVTAEACLPTQVFFESPQTGRIQRNIYDVTLGLRDPDAFIPPRECVTV; encoded by the exons ATGTTTAGACTTCTCGTCCTAGGTTCTGTATTTTGTATCGTGTTTGGCCAAAAGCCTCACCCTTGTg AGAGTCCTAAACAATTTGAGGGACGCTTCAATGTG tttgACCCAGACAAGCACGTGTATGTGATTGGTCGGATGTTCTATGATGACACAGGTCGACGGTTCAGGGAGATTGAAGAGGTCGACATCCGAGGAGGTCGGGACTACTACGACAGACTGTATCTACACAACCTA AACTTAGAGTATTCTTTGAACCTGAAGACCCGGAAGTGCAACGTGACGACCTTAACCCGCCCATTTGTACCGATGGCCGTGCCTCTGGATGCGCGGTATCTTACAAGCGTCACCATTGGAGCCAGTGGGCTACCAGATGAACACCTCTCATTACACATCTTTGACGGCAAAACCAAGGAAGGAA ATCCATATTTCATTCACGTGACTGCAGAGGCTTGCCTTCCAACACAAGTCTTCTTTGAAAGTCCTCAAACTGGTCGAATTCAAAGAAA CATCTATGACGTCACCTTGGGACTAAGAGACCCGGATGCATTTATTCCTCCGCGAGAGTGTGTCACTGTGTGA